One window from the genome of Erwinia sorbitola encodes:
- the ytfT gene encoding galactofuranose ABC transporter, ATP-binding protein YtfT, whose protein sequence is MPESHLMAGKPPMLKRKLPPGLPQIGALLLVLLIDSLVANNFFAVHLQDGRLFGSPIDILNRAAPVAILAIGMTLVIATGGIDLSVGAVMAIAGATAATLTVAGHSLPVIIMVTLGSGILCGLWNGVLVALLKIQPFVATLILMVAGRGIAQLITQGQIVTFDSDALARLGSGTLLLLPVPVWITLALALLVWLLTRKTALGMFIEAVGINLRAARNAGVNGWLVVMSTYILSGLCAAVAGLIVAADIRGADANNAGLWLELDAILAVVIGGASLMGGRFNLLLSLIGALIIQAMNTGILLSGFPPELNQVVKAVVVMLVLLLQSPRFIQLFKRGHRRD, encoded by the coding sequence ATGCCTGAATCGCATTTGATGGCGGGGAAACCACCGATGTTAAAACGCAAACTGCCGCCGGGATTACCCCAGATTGGCGCGCTGCTGCTGGTGCTGCTTATCGACAGCCTGGTAGCGAATAATTTTTTTGCCGTTCATCTCCAGGACGGGCGGCTGTTCGGCAGCCCGATTGATATTCTCAACCGTGCGGCCCCGGTGGCGATTCTCGCCATTGGTATGACGCTGGTTATTGCTACCGGGGGAATCGATCTGTCCGTTGGCGCGGTGATGGCGATTGCCGGAGCTACCGCCGCCACGTTAACCGTAGCCGGGCACAGCCTGCCGGTGATTATTATGGTGACGCTGGGCAGCGGCATCCTGTGTGGGTTATGGAATGGCGTGCTGGTGGCATTGCTTAAGATCCAGCCGTTTGTCGCCACCCTGATTTTAATGGTGGCGGGGCGCGGTATCGCGCAGCTGATAACCCAGGGGCAGATTGTTACCTTCGACAGCGACGCGCTGGCACGGCTGGGCAGCGGAACGTTGCTGCTGCTGCCGGTGCCGGTATGGATAACCCTGGCGCTGGCGCTGCTGGTCTGGCTGCTGACGCGCAAAACCGCGCTGGGTATGTTTATCGAAGCCGTGGGTATTAACCTGCGTGCGGCGCGTAACGCCGGGGTCAACGGCTGGCTGGTGGTGATGAGTACCTACATCCTCAGCGGTTTGTGCGCGGCGGTAGCCGGGCTGATTGTAGCCGCTGATATTCGCGGTGCAGATGCTAACAACGCCGGACTGTGGCTGGAGCTGGATGCGATCCTGGCGGTGGTAATCGGCGGCGCATCGCTGATGGGCGGGCGATTTAATCTGCTGCTGTCGCTGATTGGCGCGCTGATCATTCAGGCGATGAATACCGGCATTCTGCTTTCCGGATTCCCACCTGAGCTGAATCAGGTGGTGAAAGCGGTGGTAGTGATGCTGGTACTGCTGCTGCAATCTCCGCGCTTTATCCAACTGTTTAAAAGAGGGCACCGCCGTGATTAA
- the ydgT gene encoding transcription modulator YdgT has translation MTAQDYLFKFRKVNSLESLEKLFDHLNYSLTDDADLIQMYRAADHRRAELVSGGRLFDLGCVPKTVWRYVV, from the coding sequence ATGACTGCTCAAGACTATTTGTTTAAATTTCGTAAAGTGAATTCGCTGGAAAGTCTGGAAAAACTATTTGATCATCTTAATTACTCGTTAACAGACGATGCTGACTTAATTCAAATGTACCGAGCTGCCGATCATCGTCGAGCCGAACTGGTTTCCGGCGGGCGTCTGTTTGATCTTGGTTGCGTTCCGAAAACGGTCTGGCGCTACGTGGTGTAG
- the rsxC gene encoding electron transport complex subunit RsxC, whose translation MFNLLNFFKKDRLWDFDGGIHPPEMKTQSSGTPLRQLPLPAKFILPLKQHIGPEGEIAVRPGDKVLRGQPLTFGSGRMLPIHAPTSGTVTKIAPHMTAHPSALAEMCLFITPDGEDRWIEKQTLSDYRSVERTVLVEKVHQAGVAGLGGAGFPTATKLKGGLRGVNTLIINGAECEPYITADDRLMQDCADEVLEGSRILAWILQADQVLIGIEDNKPEAIAALKRALGSATDLQIRVIPTKYPSGGAKQLTKILTGKEVPHGGRSTDIGVLMQNVGTAFAVKRAIIDGEALTERVVTLTGESVAQPGNVWARLGTPISHLLQQAGFQPGAEQMVVMGGPLMGFTLPTLDVPVVKITNCILAPSASEMGQSEPEQGCIRCSACADACPAALLPQQLYWYSRGGDHDKAREYNIADCIECGACAYVCPSNIPLVQYYRQEKAEILAIDQEAERNALAKARFEARQQRLEREKAARDAKHQQAKRSVAATDADAIAAARARVKAKQAETSGQDSAERAGKQALREARQAEARARQVAEQSVTEPVTRQTDDPRKAAVEAAIARAKAKKAVQAADSPAQPAEADASAAEPVVDARKAAVEAAIARAKAKKAAQAADSPAQPAEAEVPAAEPVVDARKAAIEAAIARAKAKKAAQAADSPAQPAEAEVPAAEPVVDARKAAIEAAIARAKAKKAAQAADSPAQPAEADVPAAEPVVDARKAAIEAAIARAKAKKAAQAADAAQTDENEAPAASDSARKAAVAAAIARVKARKSQQPSTQED comes from the coding sequence ATGTTTAACCTGCTTAACTTTTTCAAGAAAGATCGTCTCTGGGATTTCGACGGTGGTATTCATCCGCCGGAGATGAAAACCCAGTCCAGCGGTACGCCTCTGCGTCAGCTGCCGTTGCCTGCAAAATTTATACTGCCGCTGAAGCAGCATATCGGCCCTGAAGGTGAGATAGCTGTTCGTCCGGGCGATAAGGTACTGCGCGGGCAACCGCTGACGTTTGGTAGCGGCAGAATGCTACCAATCCATGCGCCTACCTCCGGCACGGTAACTAAAATAGCGCCACATATGACAGCCCATCCATCGGCGCTGGCAGAGATGTGCCTGTTTATTACACCGGACGGCGAAGATCGCTGGATTGAGAAGCAAACGCTGAGTGATTACCGCAGCGTTGAGCGCACTGTACTGGTGGAGAAAGTCCATCAGGCCGGGGTGGCGGGCCTTGGCGGCGCTGGTTTCCCGACGGCGACCAAGCTGAAAGGCGGCCTGCGTGGCGTAAACACGCTGATTATCAACGGTGCCGAGTGCGAACCCTACATTACCGCAGACGATCGTCTGATGCAGGACTGTGCCGATGAGGTGCTGGAAGGCAGCCGTATTCTGGCGTGGATCCTCCAGGCGGATCAGGTATTGATTGGCATTGAAGACAATAAACCGGAAGCCATTGCGGCACTGAAGCGAGCGCTGGGTAGCGCTACCGATCTGCAAATCCGCGTGATCCCGACCAAGTATCCGTCAGGTGGCGCGAAGCAGCTGACCAAAATCCTGACCGGTAAGGAAGTCCCGCACGGCGGTCGTTCAACTGATATTGGCGTTCTGATGCAGAATGTCGGCACCGCCTTTGCCGTTAAACGGGCAATTATTGACGGTGAAGCGTTAACCGAGCGTGTAGTGACCCTGACCGGAGAGTCGGTGGCGCAGCCGGGTAATGTCTGGGCGCGCCTCGGCACCCCCATCAGCCATCTGCTGCAACAGGCCGGTTTTCAACCCGGCGCAGAACAGATGGTGGTGATGGGCGGGCCGTTAATGGGCTTTACGCTGCCAACCCTCGATGTGCCGGTGGTGAAGATTACCAACTGTATTCTGGCTCCTTCCGCCAGCGAAATGGGCCAGAGCGAACCAGAACAGGGCTGTATTCGTTGCAGCGCCTGCGCCGATGCCTGTCCGGCTGCCCTGCTACCTCAGCAGCTTTACTGGTACAGCCGCGGTGGCGATCATGATAAAGCGCGTGAATATAATATTGCAGACTGTATAGAGTGCGGTGCCTGTGCTTATGTCTGCCCGAGTAACATTCCTCTGGTGCAGTATTACCGTCAGGAAAAAGCTGAGATCCTGGCGATTGATCAGGAAGCAGAGCGTAACGCTCTGGCGAAAGCGCGTTTTGAGGCGCGCCAGCAGCGGCTTGAGCGCGAAAAAGCAGCCAGAGATGCGAAACACCAGCAGGCAAAACGCAGCGTCGCCGCCACCGATGCGGATGCCATTGCGGCTGCGCGTGCGCGAGTGAAAGCTAAACAGGCCGAAACCTCAGGCCAGGATAGCGCCGAACGCGCAGGAAAACAGGCTCTGCGTGAAGCCCGCCAGGCTGAGGCCCGCGCCCGGCAGGTGGCAGAACAGAGCGTTACCGAGCCGGTGACACGACAAACTGACGACCCGCGCAAAGCGGCGGTCGAAGCCGCCATTGCCCGTGCCAAAGCGAAGAAAGCCGTCCAGGCCGCCGACAGTCCGGCACAGCCCGCTGAGGCCGACGCATCTGCCGCTGAACCGGTGGTGGATGCACGTAAAGCGGCGGTCGAAGCCGCCATTGCCCGTGCCAAAGCGAAAAAAGCCGCCCAGGCCGCCGACAGTCCGGCACAGCCCGCTGAAGCCGAAGTGCCTGCCGCTGAACCGGTGGTGGATGCGCGTAAAGCGGCGATTGAAGCCGCCATTGCCCGTGCCAAAGCCAAGAAAGCCGCCCAGGCCGCCGACAGTCCGGCACAGCCCGCTGAGGCGGAAGTGCCTGCCGCTGAACCGGTGGTGGATGCGCGTAAAGCGGCGATTGAAGCCGCCATTGCCCGTGCCAAAGCGAAGAAAGCCGCCCAGGCCGCTGACAGCCCGGCACAGCCCGCTGAGGCGGATGTGCCTGCCGCTGAACCGGTGGTGGATGCGCGTAAAGCGGCAATTGAAGCCGCCATTGCCCGCGCCAAAGCGAAGAAAGCCGCCCAGGCTGCGGATGCAGCTCAGACAGATGAAAATGAAGCGCCCGCCGCTTCGGATAGTGCACGTAAAGCGGCGGTGGCCGCGGCCATTGCACGCGTGAAAGCGCGTAAATCGCAGCAGCCTTCAACGCAAGAGGATTAA
- the araA gene encoding L-arabinose isomerase, whose protein sequence is MTQLNTHSVWFVIGTQHLYGAETLRQVEQHGQQVVDGLNRAGKLPFSLQLKPLVKTPDEALSLCREANHDQSCLGIVTWLHTFSPAKMWIGGLSILNKPLLQFHTQFNAEIPWDTMDMDFMNLNQTAHGGREFGFIGARMRLPHQVVTGHWQDERSQQRIAQWMRGAAALQASQQLKVARFGDNMREVAVTEGDKVAAQIQFGYAVNGWGVGDLVEVINQVSDGDVNALVDEYESSYEFSAAAAVNGDKRQNVLDAARIELGIKRFLDGEGCRAFTTNFQTLHGMTQLPGLAVQRLMQQGYGFAGEGDWKTAALLHVFKVMAGNVAGGTSFMEDYTYHFAPGNDLVLGSHMLEVCPSIAREAKPLLDVQPLGIGGKADPARLIFSAPAGRAVNASVIDMGDRFRLLVNVVDAIEQPQALPKLPVARALWRAQPSLATASEAWILGGGAHHTVFSQALTVEDMRLYAELTGIEVLVIDEETTLHGFRDALRWNEAYYRLNQR, encoded by the coding sequence ATGACACAGTTAAATACCCACAGCGTATGGTTTGTGATTGGTACCCAGCATCTGTACGGTGCGGAAACCCTGCGTCAGGTGGAGCAGCATGGACAGCAGGTAGTGGATGGATTAAACCGGGCGGGTAAGCTGCCCTTCTCCTTACAGCTCAAGCCGCTGGTGAAAACGCCAGATGAGGCCCTGTCACTGTGCCGTGAGGCCAATCACGATCAGAGCTGTCTGGGGATTGTCACCTGGCTGCATACCTTTTCCCCGGCGAAGATGTGGATTGGCGGCCTGTCGATTCTGAATAAACCTCTGTTGCAGTTCCATACCCAGTTCAACGCGGAAATTCCGTGGGATACCATGGATATGGACTTTATGAACCTCAACCAGACCGCCCACGGCGGCCGTGAGTTTGGTTTTATCGGCGCACGTATGCGTCTGCCGCATCAGGTAGTGACCGGGCACTGGCAGGATGAGCGTTCACAGCAGCGCATCGCTCAGTGGATGCGCGGCGCGGCAGCCCTTCAGGCCAGTCAGCAGCTTAAAGTAGCCCGTTTTGGCGATAATATGCGTGAAGTGGCAGTGACCGAGGGTGACAAAGTCGCGGCTCAAATCCAGTTTGGCTATGCGGTCAACGGCTGGGGCGTGGGCGATCTTGTTGAGGTGATTAATCAGGTCAGCGACGGCGACGTAAACGCGCTGGTTGATGAGTATGAAAGCAGCTACGAGTTTAGCGCAGCCGCCGCAGTCAATGGTGATAAACGCCAGAACGTACTGGACGCCGCACGCATTGAACTGGGTATCAAACGCTTCCTCGATGGCGAAGGCTGCCGCGCTTTCACCACCAATTTCCAGACGCTGCACGGTATGACGCAGCTGCCGGGTCTGGCAGTACAGCGCCTGATGCAGCAGGGTTACGGGTTCGCTGGTGAAGGTGACTGGAAAACGGCAGCGCTGTTGCATGTGTTCAAAGTGATGGCGGGCAATGTAGCCGGCGGCACCTCGTTTATGGAGGATTACACCTATCACTTTGCACCAGGCAACGATCTGGTGCTGGGTTCTCATATGCTGGAAGTGTGCCCTTCTATTGCGCGCGAAGCCAAACCACTGCTGGATGTACAGCCGCTGGGCATTGGCGGCAAGGCCGATCCGGCCCGTCTGATCTTCTCCGCTCCTGCCGGACGAGCCGTCAATGCCAGCGTCATTGATATGGGCGATCGCTTCCGTCTGCTGGTCAATGTCGTGGATGCCATTGAGCAGCCTCAGGCGCTGCCTAAACTGCCGGTAGCGCGTGCTCTGTGGCGTGCACAGCCTTCGCTGGCGACAGCCTCAGAAGCATGGATTCTTGGTGGCGGTGCGCACCATACGGTCTTCAGCCAGGCGCTGACGGTAGAAGATATGCGTTTATACGCTGAGTTGACCGGTATTGAAGTGCTGGTGATTGATGAAGAGACGACGCTGCACGGTTTCCGCGATGCGCTGCGCTGGAATGAGGCGTACTACCGCTTAAATCAGCGTTAA
- the yjfF gene encoding galactofuranose ABC transporter, permease protein YjfF yields the protein MIKRHLPLMITLLVFVAGYLFCLSQFPGFASTRVIANILTDNAFLGIIAVGMTFVILSGGIDLSVGAVIAFTGVFLARAIGDFHLDPWLAFALVLSMGTAFGAFMGWLIDALKIPAFIITLAGMFFLRGCSYLVAESSLPIDHPLYATLSSMAWKIPGGGRLSLLAVIMLAVVALGILLAHRSRFGNQVYAIGGNATSAQLMGISTRSTTVRIYMLSSGLATLAGIVFSIYTSAGYALAGMGVELDAIASVVIGGTLLSGGVGTVLGTLFGVLIQGLIQTWINFDGTLSSWWTKIAIGVLLFAFIALQRLLTVMWDRQQNAPVKRLL from the coding sequence GTGATTAAACGTCATCTGCCGTTAATGATCACCCTGCTGGTGTTTGTAGCGGGGTATCTGTTCTGTCTCAGTCAGTTCCCGGGGTTTGCCTCCACGCGGGTGATAGCGAATATCCTCACCGATAATGCCTTCCTCGGCATTATTGCTGTTGGGATGACTTTTGTGATCCTGTCCGGCGGTATTGATCTCTCGGTGGGGGCGGTGATCGCCTTTACCGGGGTGTTTCTGGCCCGTGCCATTGGTGATTTTCATCTTGATCCCTGGCTGGCTTTTGCGCTGGTACTGTCGATGGGAACCGCGTTCGGCGCTTTTATGGGTTGGTTAATCGATGCACTTAAAATTCCGGCGTTTATTATTACCCTGGCCGGGATGTTCTTTCTGCGCGGCTGTAGTTATCTGGTGGCAGAGAGTTCATTGCCTATCGATCATCCTCTGTACGCAACGCTCTCTTCGATGGCGTGGAAGATCCCGGGCGGAGGCCGCCTCAGTCTGCTGGCGGTAATAATGCTGGCGGTAGTGGCGCTGGGCATTTTGCTGGCACACCGCAGCCGCTTTGGCAATCAGGTGTATGCCATCGGTGGCAACGCCACCTCCGCTCAGTTAATGGGGATCTCCACCCGCAGCACCACGGTGCGTATTTATATGCTCTCATCCGGTCTGGCAACGCTGGCGGGTATTGTCTTCTCCATCTATACCTCTGCGGGCTACGCGCTGGCAGGCATGGGCGTGGAGCTGGACGCCATCGCCTCCGTCGTTATTGGCGGTACGCTACTTTCCGGCGGCGTTGGCACGGTGCTGGGTACGCTGTTCGGCGTGTTGATTCAGGGGCTGATTCAGACATGGATTAACTTCGATGGCACCCTGAGCTCCTGGTGGACGAAGATTGCTATTGGTGTGCTGCTGTTTGCATTTATAGCGTTGCAGCGTTTGCTGACGGTAATGTGGGATCGCCAGCAAAATGCGCCGGTTAAGCGGTTGCTTTAA
- the rsxB gene encoding electron transport complex subunit RsxB: MSAIWIAVAVLSALSLIFGGLLGYASRRFKVEEDPIVEQIDAILPQSQCGQCGYPGCRPYADAVGNNGEMINKCAPGGEQTMLKLAALLNVDPQPLGDEMQSEPERKVAWIDEANCIGCTKCIQACPVDAIVGATRAMHTVLSDVCTGCDLCVAPCPTDCIEMRPVAPTTANWKWDLNAIPIRVIPVDSHV; this comes from the coding sequence ATGAGTGCTATCTGGATTGCGGTTGCGGTATTAAGTGCTCTTAGCCTGATTTTCGGTGGCCTGCTGGGCTATGCTTCGCGCCGTTTTAAGGTTGAAGAAGATCCGATTGTTGAACAAATCGATGCTATTTTGCCACAAAGCCAGTGCGGCCAGTGCGGCTACCCTGGCTGCCGCCCCTACGCGGACGCGGTTGGTAATAACGGTGAGATGATCAATAAATGCGCCCCCGGCGGGGAGCAGACGATGCTAAAACTGGCGGCGCTGCTTAACGTCGATCCTCAGCCGTTGGGCGATGAGATGCAGAGCGAACCCGAGCGAAAAGTTGCCTGGATTGACGAAGCCAACTGCATCGGCTGCACCAAATGTATTCAGGCATGCCCGGTCGATGCCATTGTCGGTGCCACGCGCGCGATGCACACTGTGTTAAGCGATGTCTGTACCGGCTGCGATCTGTGTGTTGCCCCCTGTCCGACCGACTGCATTGAAATGCGTCCGGTTGCGCCCACCACTGCTAACTGGAAATGGGATCTGAACGCCATCCCAATCCGGGTTATTCCTGTAGATAGTCATGTTTAA
- the ytfQ gene encoding galactofuranose ABC transporter, galactofuranose-binding protein YtfQ produces MWKRLLLSTLISASLAAPALAESMTVGFSQVGSESGWRAAETSVAKSEAQKRGITLKIADGQQKQENQIKAVRSFIAQGVDAIFIAPVVQTGWEPVLSEAKDAKIPVFLLDRAIVVKDKSLYQAVVTADNVYEGKLIGDWLVKHQAGKPCNVVELQGTVGASVAIDRKKGFAEAIANTPNIKVIRSQSGDFTRSKGKEVMESFIKAENNGKNICMVYAHNDDMAIGAIQAIKEAGLKPGKDILTGSIDGVPDIYKAMLAGEANANVELTPNMAGPAFDALEKLKKDGTMPPKIIKTETKLFLPADAQAQLDTKKGMGY; encoded by the coding sequence ATGTGGAAGCGTTTACTCTTATCCACCCTTATCAGTGCCAGCCTGGCTGCACCTGCGCTGGCTGAATCTATGACCGTTGGATTCTCACAGGTTGGTTCTGAATCCGGCTGGCGCGCAGCAGAAACCAGCGTGGCAAAAAGTGAGGCTCAGAAGCGCGGCATTACGCTTAAGATCGCTGATGGCCAGCAAAAACAAGAGAATCAGATCAAGGCGGTACGCTCGTTTATCGCTCAGGGCGTTGACGCAATCTTTATTGCACCTGTGGTTCAGACCGGCTGGGAACCCGTGCTCTCAGAAGCCAAAGACGCCAAAATTCCGGTGTTCCTGCTCGACCGTGCCATTGTGGTAAAAGATAAGTCCCTGTATCAGGCGGTGGTCACGGCGGATAACGTCTATGAAGGGAAGCTGATCGGTGACTGGCTGGTGAAACACCAGGCGGGCAAGCCGTGTAACGTGGTAGAGCTGCAAGGTACCGTAGGTGCCAGCGTGGCCATCGACCGTAAAAAAGGCTTTGCTGAAGCCATCGCCAACACCCCAAATATAAAAGTTATCCGTTCACAGTCCGGCGACTTTACCCGCAGCAAAGGTAAAGAAGTGATGGAAAGTTTTATTAAGGCAGAAAATAACGGCAAGAATATCTGCATGGTTTATGCCCATAACGATGATATGGCAATCGGTGCCATTCAGGCGATTAAAGAAGCGGGGCTTAAACCGGGTAAAGATATTTTAACCGGATCAATTGATGGTGTTCCGGATATTTATAAAGCGATGCTGGCCGGTGAAGCGAATGCCAACGTAGAGCTGACGCCAAATATGGCTGGCCCGGCATTTGATGCGCTGGAAAAACTGAAAAAAGACGGCACCATGCCGCCAAAAATCATTAAAACTGAAACCAAACTGTTCCTGCCAGCCGATGCGCAGGCGCAGTTAGATACCAAAAAAGGGATGGGTTACTGA
- a CDS encoding DUF2569 domain-containing protein, whose protein sequence is MAVDSKPRLGGWLMVPLAWLIVTLLASTLTMTMYVTALFSHALSDNSPSLPQGLLLQWGASLLTSALVLGYSGWILWIFCKRSQRLPRHYIIWLLLNLVLAIKTFVFSPVSDSLAIRTLLFALLMTSILVPYFKRSQRVKTTFVES, encoded by the coding sequence GTGGCTGTTGATTCGAAACCGCGCCTCGGCGGCTGGCTGATGGTACCGCTGGCCTGGCTGATAGTTACGCTGCTGGCCTCAACCCTTACGATGACGATGTATGTTACCGCGCTGTTCAGCCATGCTCTGAGCGACAATTCACCCTCTCTGCCGCAGGGATTGCTGCTACAGTGGGGGGCTTCGCTGCTGACCTCAGCGCTGGTGCTGGGCTACAGTGGCTGGATTTTGTGGATCTTTTGTAAACGATCTCAGCGCCTGCCGCGTCACTACATTATCTGGCTGTTGCTGAATCTGGTATTAGCAATCAAGACCTTTGTCTTCTCCCCGGTGTCCGATAGCCTGGCAATACGCACGTTGCTGTTTGCCCTGCTGATGACCAGTATACTGGTGCCCTATTTCAAGCGTTCTCAGCGGGTTAAAACCACTTTTGTTGAATCCTGA
- the ytfR gene encoding galactofuranose ABC transporter, ATP-binding protein YtfR has product MTIDTPTPALLNISNVSKSFPGVRALDNVSFDLRPGEIMALLGENGAGKSTLIKVLTGVYQRDAGTIMLDGQAIHPRNTAEAQQLGIGTVYQEVNLLPNMSVADNLFIGREPKRFGLIDRKTLNQRAVKLMADYGFELDVTRPLGQYSVAMQQIIAICRAVDLSAKVLILDEPTASLDASEVTMLFTLMTQLKEKGMSLIFVTHFLDQVYRITDRITVLRNGQFIATRDTATLPQIELIKLMLGRDLLETALQRAGSTLKSNQPVVEFKDYGKKGTIEPFSLSIRPGEAVGLAGLLGSGRTETAELLFGIKRADSGSAFIKGKPQTIRSPAQASRLGMGFCPEDRKTDGIIGAASVRENIILALQAQRGWLRPIPKREQQQVADRFIKSLGIRTPNAEQPVELLSGGNQQKVLLSRWLVTKPQFLILDEPTRGIDVGAHAEIIRLIETLCADGLALLVISSELEELVGYADRVVILRDRQQVAEIPLEQLSVAAIVNAIAAGGEQHA; this is encoded by the coding sequence ATGACCATCGACACCCCAACGCCGGCGTTGCTGAATATCAGCAACGTCAGCAAATCCTTTCCCGGCGTCCGGGCGCTGGATAATGTCTCGTTTGACCTTCGCCCCGGCGAAATCATGGCGCTGCTGGGGGAAAACGGTGCGGGAAAATCCACGCTGATTAAGGTGCTGACCGGCGTTTATCAGCGTGATGCCGGAACGATCATGCTTGACGGGCAGGCAATTCACCCGCGCAACACCGCCGAAGCACAGCAGCTTGGGATTGGCACCGTTTATCAGGAAGTGAATCTGCTACCCAATATGTCGGTAGCCGATAATCTGTTTATTGGGCGCGAGCCGAAGCGTTTTGGTCTTATCGACCGCAAAACCCTGAATCAGCGAGCAGTTAAACTGATGGCGGATTATGGCTTTGAGCTGGATGTTACCCGTCCCCTTGGGCAGTATTCGGTGGCGATGCAGCAGATTATTGCCATCTGCCGCGCAGTAGATCTCTCGGCAAAGGTGCTGATACTGGATGAACCGACGGCCAGTCTGGATGCCAGTGAAGTCACCATGCTGTTCACGCTGATGACCCAGCTGAAAGAGAAGGGCATGAGCCTGATCTTTGTCACCCATTTCCTCGACCAGGTCTACCGCATCACCGATCGTATTACAGTGCTGCGTAACGGCCAGTTTATCGCTACGCGCGACACCGCAACGCTACCGCAAATTGAGCTGATTAAGCTGATGCTTGGTCGCGATTTACTGGAAACAGCGCTACAGCGTGCCGGAAGCACGTTAAAAAGTAATCAGCCGGTGGTGGAATTTAAAGACTATGGCAAAAAAGGGACGATTGAGCCCTTCAGCCTGAGCATACGCCCCGGTGAGGCAGTCGGACTGGCCGGACTGCTGGGATCCGGGCGAACCGAAACCGCGGAACTGCTGTTCGGTATTAAACGTGCCGACAGCGGCAGCGCCTTCATCAAGGGAAAACCACAGACCATTCGCTCACCCGCGCAGGCATCCCGCCTGGGCATGGGCTTTTGCCCGGAAGATCGCAAAACTGACGGGATTATCGGTGCGGCTTCGGTACGGGAAAATATCATCCTCGCATTACAGGCCCAGCGCGGCTGGCTAAGGCCGATCCCAAAACGTGAGCAGCAGCAGGTTGCCGATCGCTTTATCAAAAGTCTGGGGATTCGTACGCCGAATGCTGAACAGCCGGTGGAGCTGCTTTCTGGCGGCAACCAGCAAAAGGTATTGCTGTCGCGCTGGCTGGTGACAAAACCGCAGTTCCTGATCCTCGATGAACCAACGCGCGGTATCGACGTTGGCGCACATGCGGAGATTATCCGTCTGATAGAAACCCTGTGCGCCGATGGTCTGGCGCTGCTGGTGATCTCGTCAGAGCTGGAGGAGCTGGTGGGCTACGCCGATCGGGTGGTGATCCTGCGCGATCGCCAGCAGGTGGCCGAGATACCACTGGAGCAGCTGTCCGTTGCGGCCATCGTCAACGCGATCGCCGCAGGAGGGGAGCAACATGCCTGA
- the rsxA gene encoding electron transport complex subunit RsxA — protein MTEYLLLFIGTVLVNNFVLVKFLGLCPFMGVSKKLETAIGMGLATTFVITLASICAWLVNHLILLPLDLVYLRTMAYILVIAVVVQFTEMVVRKTSPDLYRLLGIFLPLITTNCAVLGVPLLSVNLNHTFLQAALYGFSASLGFSLVMVLFAGIRERLVLADVPAPFKGSSIALVTAGLMALAFMGFTGLVKF, from the coding sequence ATGACCGAATACCTGCTTCTCTTTATTGGCACAGTGCTGGTGAATAACTTCGTGTTAGTGAAGTTTCTCGGCCTCTGTCCCTTTATGGGCGTTTCCAAAAAACTGGAAACGGCGATTGGCATGGGACTCGCCACGACTTTCGTCATTACGCTGGCCTCTATTTGTGCCTGGCTGGTGAACCATCTGATCCTGCTGCCGCTGGATCTGGTCTATTTACGTACTATGGCCTATATCCTGGTGATTGCCGTCGTGGTGCAGTTTACCGAGATGGTGGTTCGTAAAACCAGCCCTGACCTCTACCGTCTGTTGGGCATTTTCCTGCCGCTGATCACCACCAACTGTGCGGTGCTCGGCGTGCCGTTGCTCAGTGTTAACCTCAACCATACGTTTCTCCAGGCGGCACTCTACGGCTTCAGTGCTTCACTGGGTTTTTCACTGGTTATGGTGCTGTTTGCCGGTATCCGCGAACGTCTGGTGCTGGCGGATGTACCCGCGCCGTTTAAAGGCTCTTCGATTGCACTGGTCACTGCCGGACTGATGGCGCTGGCGTTTATGGGCTTTACCGGGCTGGTTAAGTTCTGA